Proteins from one Phocoena sinus isolate mPhoSin1 chromosome 8, mPhoSin1.pri, whole genome shotgun sequence genomic window:
- the LOC116758160 gene encoding protein L-Myc-like has product MCAGCRAAPSRRGAGPLQAVGGGSEGADMDFDSYQHYFYDYDCGEDFYRSTAPSEDIWKKFELVPSPPTSPPWGSGPGAGGPAPGIGAPEPWPGGGAGDEAESRGHSKAWGRNYASIIRRDCMWSGFSARERLERAVSDRLAAGAPWGNPPKAPTALDYAPSLEAGNPAPAAPCPLGEPKTQACSGSKSPSGLEGEEIDVVTVEKRQSLGVRKPVTITVRADPLDPCMKHFHISIHQQQHNYAARFPPESCSQGEAPGRGPQEEGLERDVPEKKEDEADEEIVSPPPVEREPPQSCHPKPVSSDTEDVTKRKNHNFLERKRRNDLRFRFLALRDQVPTLASCSKVPKVVILSKALEYLQALVGAEKRMATEKRQLRCRQQQLQKRIAYLSGY; this is encoded by the coding sequence ATGTGTGCAGGCTGCCGGGCTGCCCCGAGCCGGCGGGGAGCCGGTCCGCTCCAGGCGGTCGGCGGCGGGAGCGAGGGAGCGGACATGGACTTCGACTCGTACCAGCACTATTTCTACGACTATGACTGCGGGGAGGATTTCTACCGCTCCACGGCGCCCAGCGAGGACATCTGGAAGAAATTCGAGCTGGTGCCGTCGCCCCCCACGTCGCCGCCCTGGGGCTCCGGTCCCGGCGCCGGGGGCCCGGCCCCCGGAATTGGTGCTCCAGAGCCGTGGCCCGGAGGGGGCGCCGGGGATGAGGCAGAATCCCGGGGTCACTCGAAAGCTTGGGGCAGGAACTACGCCTCCATCATCCGCCGTGACTGCATGTGGAGTGGCTTCTCGGCCCGGGAACGGCTGGAGAGAGCGGTGAGCGACCGGCTCGCTGCTGGCGCGCCCTGGGGGAACCCGCCCAAGGCGCCCACCGCCCTGGACTACGCTCCCAGCCTCGAAGCCGGCAACCCGGCGCCCGCTGCCCCCTGTCCGCTGGGCGAGCCCAAGACCCAGGCCTGCTCGGGGTCCAAGAGCCCAAGCGGCTTGGAGGGTGAAGAAATCGACGTTGTGACCgtggagaagagacagtcccTGGGTGTCCGGAAGCCGGTCACCATCACAGTGCGAGCAGACCCTTTGGACCCCTGCATGAAACACTTCCACATCTCCATCCATCAACAACAGCACAACTATGCCGCCCGTTTTCCTCCAGAAAGCTGCTCCCAAGGAGAGGCTCCAGGGCGAGGGCCCCAAGAAGAGGGTCTGGAGAGAGATGTaccagagaaaaaggaagatgaggcagatgaagaaattgtgaGCCCCCCGCCTGTAGAAAGAGAGCCTCCCCAGTCCTGCCACCCCAAACCTGTCAGTTCTGACACTGAGGACGTGACCAAGAGGAAGAACCACAACTTCTTGGAGCGCAAAAGACGAAATGACCTCCGTTTCAGGTTCTTGGCCCTGAGGGACCAGGTGCCCACCCTGGCCAGCTGCTCCAAGGTCCCCAAAGTAGTGATCCTGAGCAAGGCCTTGGAATACTTGCAAGCCCTAGTGGGGGCTGAGAAGAGGATGGCTACAGAGAAAAGGCAGCTCCGGTGTCGGCAGCAGCAACTGCAGAAAAGAATTGCATACCTCAGTGGCTACTAG